A genomic region of Acidobacteriota bacterium contains the following coding sequences:
- a CDS encoding helix-turn-helix domain-containing protein, protein MAQISQTGMSEVAAIGSRLRRLRKERGLTQAELARQIGIQQSDLSRMEKGEYRVSLDNLFKILGVFDLDLADFFGQQKMSAAVEKQPLSRDDMKILHLLRELSPEGRAEVQEFLEFKLRKERQARRSLGGRRSGENGS, encoded by the coding sequence GTGGCTCAGATAAGCCAGACCGGGATGAGTGAGGTGGCGGCCATCGGTAGCCGCCTGCGTCGCCTGCGCAAGGAACGCGGCCTGACTCAGGCCGAGCTGGCGCGCCAGATTGGCATCCAGCAGAGCGACCTCTCGCGGATGGAGAAGGGCGAGTACCGGGTCTCCCTCGACAACCTTTTCAAGATCCTCGGGGTCTTCGACCTCGATCTGGCTGATTTCTTTGGCCAACAGAAGATGAGTGCAGCGGTCGAGAAACAGCCCCTGAGTCGTGACGACATGAAGATCCTCCATCTCCTGCGCGAGCTCAGTCCCGAGGGACGCGCCGAGGTCCAGGAGTTTCTCGAGTTCAAGCTTCGCAAGGAGCGCCAGGCGCGGCGCAGTCTGGGAGGCAGACGCAGCGGAGAGAACGGCTCATGA
- a CDS encoding VCBS repeat-containing protein, with product MSSYRILATLLVISTAALGVHAQEQKPIAGGQAASGRKSGAQAQQGEEKKKPRRTFEEFVADWMTPKPFPKNQVVKIDDRYAYPHVVAGIKMEIVREDDEYVWLRGISPEDPNSPLYKVWAQREAEEARAADWAEFSNQPGAVNFMDFGAVMVPPPDMESLTFVSGGGTLPNKGRWQMGFAVADMNEDGHQDLVFPPQRKQLPPAPSILLGDGTGNFSYWNESKWPEAMPWDYGDVVAGDFNNDGHQDVVFAVHFKSQFALFGNGDGRFPSGGILPSPDPRVTSRAVTAADFDGDGRTDLAFVAEIDYDVTSNARFEGSPSAWVLFNRGDDWEISSEGLPQNLIADVIRSADLDGDGRPELIISSNTLGPRMLVYSWRDAEGWVAAEHRGLLSASYHYDVEPTVGGVFSTFVQFGRFQSTTQARNGLIHYPTSFDGEFETPVPLVWDKERGNVFFRLAVGDLDGDGHPDLVAGRKNGGLEVYLQSEDGSFYRERGTELDSVGRAFDIRLVDLDGDGRDDIIAGCVEQDERPGGIYVWLSRPSV from the coding sequence ATGAGTTCGTACAGGATATTGGCCACTCTTCTGGTCATTTCGACGGCCGCTCTCGGCGTGCACGCGCAGGAGCAGAAGCCAATCGCCGGCGGACAGGCCGCTTCGGGACGGAAGAGCGGGGCCCAGGCCCAGCAGGGCGAGGAGAAAAAAAAGCCGCGGCGGACGTTTGAGGAGTTCGTCGCCGACTGGATGACACCGAAACCATTTCCCAAGAATCAGGTCGTCAAGATCGACGATCGTTACGCCTATCCGCACGTGGTTGCCGGCATCAAGATGGAGATCGTGCGCGAGGACGACGAGTACGTGTGGTTGCGGGGCATCTCGCCGGAGGATCCCAACTCGCCGCTCTACAAGGTCTGGGCCCAGCGGGAGGCCGAGGAGGCGCGGGCCGCCGACTGGGCGGAATTCTCCAACCAGCCTGGCGCGGTCAACTTCATGGATTTCGGCGCAGTCATGGTACCGCCGCCCGATATGGAGAGCCTCACCTTTGTGTCCGGCGGTGGGACGCTGCCAAACAAGGGCCGGTGGCAGATGGGATTTGCGGTCGCCGATATGAATGAGGACGGGCACCAGGACCTGGTATTCCCGCCGCAGCGCAAGCAGCTCCCCCCCGCTCCCTCCATTCTCCTGGGTGATGGCACGGGGAACTTCTCTTACTGGAATGAATCCAAGTGGCCGGAGGCAATGCCGTGGGACTACGGCGACGTTGTCGCCGGCGACTTCAACAACGATGGTCACCAGGATGTTGTCTTTGCGGTGCACTTCAAAAGCCAGTTCGCGTTGTTCGGCAATGGCGACGGGCGCTTCCCGAGCGGGGGGATCCTTCCGTCGCCGGATCCGCGGGTCACCTCTCGGGCGGTGACCGCGGCCGATTTCGACGGCGATGGGCGCACCGATCTTGCGTTCGTCGCCGAGATCGACTACGACGTCACCTCCAATGCGAGGTTCGAAGGCTCGCCCTCGGCGTGGGTCCTCTTCAACCGGGGTGATGACTGGGAGATCTCCAGCGAAGGTCTCCCGCAGAATCTCATCGCCGATGTCATCCGCTCTGCCGATCTCGATGGCGACGGCCGACCGGAGCTCATCATTTCTTCCAACACTCTCGGACCGAGAATGCTCGTTTATTCCTGGCGGGACGCCGAGGGCTGGGTCGCGGCCGAGCACCGCGGGCTCCTCAGCGCTTCCTATCACTACGACGTCGAGCCGACGGTGGGCGGGGTGTTCTCGACCTTCGTCCAGTTCGGAAGATTCCAGAGCACAACCCAGGCTCGCAACGGCTTGATCCACTATCCGACAAGCTTCGACGGGGAGTTCGAGACGCCGGTGCCGCTGGTGTGGGACAAGGAGCGCGGCAACGTGTTTTTCCGCCTGGCGGTGGGTGATCTCGACGGCGACGGTCATCCCGATCTTGTCGCCGGTCGCAAGAACGGTGGGCTCGAGGTCTACCTGCAATCCGAGGACGGGTCGTTCTACCGGGAGCGCGGCACCGAGCTCGACAGCGTGGGACGCGCCTTTGATATCCGCCTGGTCGATCTCGATGGCGACGGTCGCGACGACATCATCGCCGGTTGCGTCGAACAGGACGAGAGGCCGGGTGGTATCTACGTGTGGTTGAGCAGACCATCCGTGTGA